A window of Primulina huaijiensis isolate GDHJ02 chromosome 9, ASM1229523v2, whole genome shotgun sequence contains these coding sequences:
- the LOC140983938 gene encoding common plant regulatory factor 1-like, whose product MGNSEEEKPCKTEALSSPAVDQNSFHVYPDWAAMQAYYGPRLAVPPYHNSVAASHAPPPYMWGPPQSMIPPYGAPYAAFYAHGGVYAHPGVHIAGTTLSMETPVKSPGNSDGRFVKKLKEFDGLAMSTGKRNDISADDAADNEVTQSVETEGASDGSNVSNEATTGVRIPFSVHSLFLFSEKFICEDLCPLLCHGRLLRLIYTMSKFNFLLQNERELKRERRKQSNRESARRSRLRKQAEHEELTIKVQALTSENMTLKSEMNKLINNSEKLKLENATLMEKLKDVQLGQTEDVTIHEIGDFMPKPDGTVNLLARVNNNSDEGEVYENSSTGAKLHELLDKSPRTDAVAAI is encoded by the exons GCTTATTATGGCCCCCGACTTGCTGTACCACCATATCATAACTCTGTCGCTGCCTCTCATGCTCCTCCACCTTATATGTGGGGACCACCACAG TCGATGATACCTCCTTATGGGGCTCCATATGCTGCATTCTATGCTCATGGAGGCGTCTACGCACATCCTGGAGTCCATATA GCTGGAACTACTTTGAGCATGGAGACCCCAGTCAAATCTCCCGGAAATTCTGATGGGAGATTTGTGAAAAagttgaaagaatttgatggaCTTGCAATGTCAACAGGCAAGAGAAATGACATCAGCGCTGACGATGCAGCGGACAATGAAGTCACACAAAG TGTGGAGACTGAAGGCGCCAGTGATGGAAGTAACGTAAGTAATGAAGCTACGACTGGGGTGAGGATTCCTTTCTCCGTTCATtccttatttttgttttctgaaaAGTTT ATATGTGAAGATCTGTGTCCCCTCTTGTGTCATGGTAGACTTTTGAGGTTGATCTATACTATGAGcaagtttaattttttattgcaGAATGAACGAGAGCTGAAACGGGAGAGGAGGAAACAATCCAATAGAGAATCAGCTAGAAGATCAAGACTAAGGAAACAG GCTGAGCACGAGGAACTAACAATTAAAGTTCAAGCGCTGACTTCTGAGAATATGACTCTCAAATCGGAGATGAATAAATTAATCAACAACTCTGAGAAACTGAAGCTTGAAAACGCCACGTTAATG GAAAAATTAAAAGATGTTCAACTAGGGCAGACAGAGGACGTAACAATACACGAGATTGGTGATTTTATGCCAAAACCAGATGGCACGGTGAACCTACTTGCTAGAGTTAACAATAATTCTGACGAAGGTGAGGTGTATGAAAATAGTAGTACTGGAGCTAagcttcatgagcttctcgataAAAGCCCCAGGACTGATGCCGTAGCCGCAATCTGA